The following are encoded in a window of Streptomyces sp. SAT1 genomic DNA:
- the guaB gene encoding IMP dehydrogenase: MTANVDGVPGKFATLGLTYDDVLLLPGASEVLPNAVDTSSRISRNVRVNIPLLSAAMDKVTESRMAIAMARLGGVGVLHRNLSIEDQVNQVDLVKRSESGMVTDPITVHPEATLAEADALCAKFRISGVPVTDPAGRLLGIVTNRDMAFETDRGRQVRDVMTPMPLVTGKVGISGVDAMQLLRKHKIEKLPLVDDEGILKGLITVKDFVKAEQYPNAAKDAEGRLLVGAAVGASPEALERAQALAAAGADFLVVDTSHGHNSNALSWMSKIKSSVSIDVIGGNVATRDGAQALIDAGVDGIKVGVGPGSICTTRVVAGIGVPQVTAIYEASLAARPAGIPLIGDGGLQYSGDIGKALAAGADTVMLGSLLAGCEESPGELLFINGKQFKSYRGMGSLGAMQSRGQARSYSKDRYFQAEVASDDKLVPEGIEGQVPYRGPLANVLHQLVGGLRQTMGYVGAASIGEMETKGRFVRITSAGLKESHPHDIQMTVEAPNYSGK, encoded by the coding sequence ATGACTGCAAACGTCGACGGAGTGCCCGGTAAATTCGCGACACTCGGGCTGACCTACGACGACGTGCTGCTGCTGCCGGGCGCCTCGGAGGTGCTCCCGAACGCGGTCGACACCTCGTCCCGCATCTCCCGCAACGTCCGGGTCAACATCCCGCTGCTCTCGGCGGCGATGGACAAGGTGACCGAGTCCCGCATGGCGATCGCGATGGCCCGGCTGGGCGGCGTCGGCGTGCTGCACCGCAACCTCTCGATCGAGGACCAGGTGAACCAGGTCGACCTGGTCAAGCGGTCCGAGTCCGGCATGGTCACCGACCCGATCACGGTGCACCCGGAGGCGACGCTCGCCGAGGCGGACGCCCTGTGCGCCAAGTTCCGCATCAGCGGTGTGCCCGTCACCGACCCGGCGGGCCGGCTGCTCGGCATCGTCACCAACCGCGACATGGCCTTCGAGACCGACCGTGGCCGCCAGGTGCGCGACGTCATGACGCCGATGCCGCTGGTCACCGGCAAGGTCGGCATCTCCGGCGTCGACGCCATGCAGCTGCTGCGCAAGCACAAGATCGAGAAGCTGCCGCTGGTCGACGACGAGGGCATCCTCAAGGGCCTGATCACCGTCAAGGACTTCGTCAAGGCGGAGCAGTACCCGAACGCGGCCAAGGACGCCGAGGGCCGGCTGCTCGTCGGCGCGGCGGTGGGCGCCAGCCCCGAGGCCCTGGAGCGCGCCCAGGCGCTCGCCGCGGCGGGCGCCGACTTCCTGGTCGTCGACACCTCGCACGGCCACAACAGCAACGCGCTCAGCTGGATGTCGAAGATCAAGTCGAGCGTGTCCATCGACGTGATCGGCGGCAACGTCGCCACCCGCGACGGCGCCCAGGCGCTGATCGACGCCGGTGTCGACGGCATCAAGGTCGGCGTGGGCCCCGGCTCCATCTGCACCACGCGCGTGGTCGCCGGCATCGGCGTCCCGCAGGTCACCGCGATCTACGAGGCGTCCCTCGCCGCCCGCCCGGCGGGCATCCCACTGATCGGCGACGGCGGCCTGCAGTACTCCGGCGACATCGGCAAGGCGCTCGCCGCCGGCGCCGACACGGTCATGCTGGGCAGCCTGCTGGCGGGCTGCGAGGAGTCGCCCGGCGAGCTGCTGTTCATCAACGGCAAGCAGTTCAAGTCGTACCGCGGCATGGGCTCGCTCGGCGCCATGCAGTCCCGCGGCCAGGCGCGGTCGTACTCCAAGGACCGCTACTTCCAGGCCGAGGTGGCCTCCGACGACAAGCTCGTCCCCGAGGGCATCGAGGGCCAGGTGCCCTACCGCGGCCCGCTGGCCAACGTGCTGCACCAGCTCGTCGGCGGTCTGCGCCAGACCATGGGCTACGTGGGCGCGGCGAGCATCGGCGAGATGGAGACCAAGGGCCGCTTCGTCCGGATCACCTCGGCGGGTCTGAAGGAGTCCCACCCGCACGACATCCAGATGACGGTCGAGGCGCCGAACTACAGCGGCAAGTAG
- a CDS encoding GuaB3 family IMP dehydrogenase-related protein, with protein MTEIEIGRGKRGRRAYAFDDIAVVPSRRTRDPKEVSIAWQIDAYRFELPFLAAPMDSVVSPATAIRIGELGGLGVLNLEGLWTRHEDPQPLLDEITGLPAEAATRRLQEIYAAPVKEELIGARIKEVRDSGVVTAAALSPQRTAQFSKAVVDAGVDIFVIRGTTVSAEHVSSSHEPLNLKQFIYELDVPVIVGGCATYTAALHLMRTGAAGVLVGFGGGAAHTTRNVLGIQVPMATAVADVAAARRDYMDESGGRYVHVIADGGVGWSGDLPKAIACGADSVMMGSPLARATDAPGRGHHWGMEAVNEELPRGQKVDLGTVGTIEEVLTGPSHTPDGSMNFFGALRRAMATTGYSELKEFQRVEVTVADSQHKR; from the coding sequence GTGACTGAGATCGAGATCGGGCGCGGCAAGCGCGGCCGCCGGGCGTACGCCTTCGACGACATCGCCGTCGTCCCCAGCCGCCGTACGCGGGACCCGAAGGAGGTCTCGATCGCCTGGCAGATCGACGCCTACCGCTTCGAGCTGCCGTTCCTGGCCGCGCCCATGGACTCCGTCGTCTCCCCGGCCACCGCGATCCGCATCGGTGAGCTGGGCGGCCTGGGCGTGCTCAACCTCGAAGGTCTGTGGACCCGGCACGAGGACCCGCAGCCGCTGCTGGACGAGATCACCGGGCTGCCCGCCGAGGCCGCCACCCGCCGCCTCCAGGAGATCTACGCCGCTCCCGTCAAGGAGGAGCTGATCGGGGCGCGCATCAAGGAGGTGCGCGACTCCGGTGTGGTGACCGCGGCGGCGCTCTCCCCGCAGCGCACCGCCCAGTTCTCCAAGGCCGTCGTGGACGCGGGCGTGGACATCTTCGTGATCCGCGGCACCACCGTCTCCGCCGAGCACGTCTCGTCCTCGCACGAGCCGCTGAACCTGAAGCAGTTCATCTACGAGCTGGACGTCCCGGTGATCGTCGGCGGCTGCGCCACGTACACCGCGGCCCTGCACCTGATGCGCACCGGCGCGGCCGGCGTCCTGGTCGGCTTCGGCGGCGGCGCCGCGCACACCACGCGCAACGTGCTCGGCATCCAGGTCCCGATGGCCACCGCGGTCGCCGACGTGGCCGCCGCCCGCCGCGACTACATGGACGAGTCCGGCGGCCGGTACGTGCACGTGATCGCGGACGGCGGTGTCGGCTGGTCCGGCGACCTGCCCAAGGCCATCGCCTGCGGCGCCGACTCGGTGATGATGGGCTCCCCGCTGGCGCGCGCCACCGACGCGCCCGGCCGCGGCCACCACTGGGGCATGGAGGCCGTCAACGAGGAGCTGCCGCGCGGCCAGAAGGTCGACCTCGGCACCGTCGGCACCATCGAGGAGGTCCTCACCGGCCCCTCGCACACCCCCGACGGCTCCATGAACTTCTTCGGCGCCCTGCGCCGCGCCATGGCCACGACCGGCTACAGCGAGCTGAAGGAGTTCCAGCGCGTCGAGGTCACGGTGGCGGATTCCCAGCACAAGCGGTAA
- a CDS encoding nucleotide sugar dehydrogenase: MPADLAVIGLGPLGLPLAQAAVAAGVPTLGYRIGEEPGSLSAAELRRMLSGGFRPATNPAELGRVRTAVICAPTPRGADGGFDLGQVESAARALAGQLRPHTTVILESPVHPGTTDAFLRPLLEEGSGLAAGRDFHLAYSPSRVDPGNRDLTPANTPKVIGGLTPACTESAAAFYGRLTDKVVRARGLREAETVHLLETNYRHVNIALVNEMAVLCHDLGVDLWDVVRCAETKPFGFQAFRPGPGVGGPGLPQDMSGPAGRGLRMVELARQVNSRMPRYVVQRAAALLNEHGKSARGARVLLLGVTYKPDLADLQGTPAEEIAVRLTGLGACVSYHDPYVPSWSVQDRPVPRADALYEAVADADLTILLQHHRTYDLQGLSVKAQLLLDTRGAAPLGAAHRL; encoded by the coding sequence ATGCCCGCAGATCTCGCCGTCATCGGACTCGGTCCTCTCGGCCTGCCCCTGGCCCAGGCCGCCGTCGCCGCCGGTGTCCCCACGCTCGGGTACCGCATCGGGGAGGAACCCGGCTCGCTCAGCGCCGCCGAACTGCGCCGGATGCTCTCGGGGGGCTTCCGGCCGGCCACCAACCCCGCCGAGCTGGGCCGCGTCCGCACCGCCGTGATCTGCGCCCCCACCCCGCGCGGCGCCGACGGCGGGTTCGACCTGGGCCAGGTGGAGAGCGCCGCCCGCGCGCTGGCCGGGCAGCTGCGCCCGCACACCACGGTGATCCTGGAGTCACCCGTGCACCCCGGCACCACCGACGCGTTCCTGCGCCCCCTCCTGGAGGAGGGCTCCGGGCTCGCCGCCGGCCGCGACTTCCACCTCGCCTACTCCCCCAGCCGCGTCGACCCGGGCAACCGCGACCTCACCCCGGCCAACACCCCCAAGGTGATCGGCGGCCTCACCCCGGCCTGCACCGAGTCCGCCGCCGCCTTCTACGGCCGCCTCACCGACAAGGTGGTCCGCGCGCGCGGGCTGCGGGAGGCGGAGACCGTCCATCTCCTGGAGACCAACTACCGGCACGTCAACATCGCCCTGGTCAACGAGATGGCCGTGCTCTGCCACGACCTCGGGGTCGACCTGTGGGACGTGGTGCGCTGCGCCGAGACCAAGCCGTTCGGCTTCCAGGCGTTCCGCCCCGGACCCGGCGTCGGCGGCCCCGGCCTCCCCCAGGACATGTCCGGCCCGGCCGGCCGGGGCCTGCGCATGGTCGAACTCGCCCGGCAGGTCAACAGCCGTATGCCCCGCTACGTCGTCCAGCGCGCCGCCGCCCTCCTGAACGAGCACGGCAAGTCGGCGCGCGGCGCCCGCGTCCTCCTCCTCGGCGTCACCTACAAGCCGGACCTCGCCGACCTCCAGGGCACCCCCGCCGAGGAGATCGCCGTCCGGCTGACCGGCCTCGGCGCCTGCGTCAGCTACCACGACCCGTATGTGCCCTCCTGGAGCGTCCAGGACCGTCCCGTGCCCCGCGCCGACGCCCTGTACGAGGCGGTCGCCGACGCCGACCTGACGATCCTGCTCCAGCACCACCGGACGTACGACCTCCAGGGCCTGTCGGTGAAGGCCCAACTGCTGCTGGACACCCGCGGGGCGGCACCGCTGGGGGCGGCGCACCGGTTGTGA
- a CDS encoding glycerol-3-phosphate dehydrogenase/oxidase, translating to MRTATLGPAQRAESLAAMAERELDILVVGGGVVGAGTALDAVTRGLSTGIVEARDWASGTSSRSSKLIHGGLRYLEMLDFALVREALKERGLLLERLAPHLVKPVPFLYPLQHKGWERLYAGSGVALYDGMSMARGHGRGLPVHRHLSRRHALRVAPCLKKDALVGALQYYDAQMDDARFVATLVRTAVSYGAPAANRARVTGFLREGERVVGARVQDVEGGGEYEVRAKQIVNATGVWTDDTQAMVGERGQFHVRASKGIHLVVPKDRINSTSGLILRTEKSVLFVIPWGRHWIIGTTDTDWDLDKAHPAASSADIDYLLEHVNSVLAVPLGRDDVEGVYAGLRPLLAGESDATSKLSREHTVAHPVPGLVVVAGGKYTTYRVMAKDAVDEAVHGLDMRVADCVTEETPLFGAEGYQALWNARARIAADTGIHVVRVEHLLNRFGSAAREVLDLIAEDPSLGAPLKAADDYLRAEVVYAASHEGARHLDDVLTRRTRISIETFDRGTRSAREAAELMAPVLGWDEDQIVREVEHYEKRVEAERESQRQPDDLTADAARLGAPDIAPL from the coding sequence GTGAGGACAGCGACACTGGGGCCGGCGCAGCGCGCCGAGTCACTGGCGGCAATGGCCGAGCGTGAGCTGGACATTCTGGTCGTGGGTGGCGGCGTGGTGGGAGCGGGCACGGCCCTGGACGCGGTCACGCGCGGCCTGTCCACCGGCATCGTCGAGGCGCGCGACTGGGCGTCGGGCACCTCCAGCCGGTCCAGCAAGCTCATACACGGCGGACTGCGCTATCTGGAGATGCTCGACTTCGCCCTGGTGCGCGAGGCGCTGAAGGAGCGCGGGCTGCTGCTGGAGCGGCTGGCCCCGCACCTGGTCAAGCCCGTGCCGTTCCTGTACCCGCTCCAGCACAAGGGCTGGGAGCGGCTGTACGCGGGCTCGGGCGTCGCCCTCTACGACGGCATGTCGATGGCCCGCGGACACGGCCGGGGACTGCCCGTGCACCGCCACCTGAGCCGCCGTCACGCCCTGCGCGTGGCGCCCTGCCTGAAGAAGGACGCCCTGGTCGGCGCCCTCCAGTACTACGACGCCCAGATGGACGACGCCCGCTTCGTGGCGACCCTGGTGCGCACCGCCGTGTCCTACGGCGCGCCGGCGGCCAACCGGGCGCGCGTGACCGGGTTCCTGCGCGAGGGCGAGCGGGTGGTCGGCGCGCGGGTGCAGGACGTCGAGGGCGGCGGCGAGTACGAGGTCCGCGCCAAGCAGATCGTCAACGCCACCGGGGTGTGGACGGACGACACCCAGGCGATGGTGGGGGAGCGCGGCCAGTTCCACGTCCGCGCCTCCAAGGGCATCCACCTCGTCGTGCCCAAGGACCGCATCAACTCCACCAGCGGGCTGATCCTGCGCACGGAGAAGTCCGTCCTGTTCGTCATCCCCTGGGGGCGGCACTGGATCATCGGCACCACGGACACCGACTGGGACCTGGACAAGGCGCACCCGGCCGCCTCCAGCGCCGACATCGACTATCTGCTGGAGCACGTCAACTCCGTGCTCGCCGTCCCGCTCGGCCGGGACGACGTGGAGGGCGTCTACGCGGGACTGCGGCCCCTGCTGGCCGGGGAGTCCGACGCCACCAGCAAGCTGTCGCGCGAGCACACCGTGGCCCATCCGGTGCCCGGCCTCGTCGTGGTCGCGGGCGGCAAGTACACCACCTACCGGGTGATGGCCAAGGACGCCGTCGACGAGGCGGTGCACGGCCTGGACATGCGGGTCGCCGACTGCGTCACCGAGGAGACCCCGCTGTTCGGCGCCGAGGGCTACCAGGCGCTGTGGAACGCGCGGGCGCGCATCGCCGCCGACACCGGCATCCACGTGGTGCGCGTCGAGCACCTGCTGAACCGGTTCGGGTCGGCCGCGCGGGAGGTCCTCGACCTGATCGCCGAGGACCCCTCGCTCGGCGCGCCGCTCAAGGCCGCCGACGACTATCTGCGGGCCGAGGTCGTCTACGCCGCCTCCCACGAGGGCGCCCGCCATCTGGACGACGTGCTCACCCGGCGCACCCGCATATCCATCGAGACCTTCGACCGGGGCACCCGCAGCGCCCGCGAGGCCGCCGAGCTGATGGCGCCGGTCCTCGGCTGGGACGAGGACCAGATCGTCCGCGAGGTCGAGCACTACGAGAAGCGGGTCGAGGCCGAGCGCGAGTCGCAGCGCCAGCCCGACGACCTGACCGCCGACGCGGCCCGGCTGGGCGCTCCGGACATCGCGCCGCTGTAG
- a CDS encoding serine/threonine-protein kinase — protein sequence MSEAERAGASRQDTRQDNSERLLAGRYRLGDVLGRGGMGTVWRAEDETLGRTVAVKELRFPTNIDEDEKRRLITRTLREAKAIARIRNTSAVTVFDVVDEDDRPWIVMELVEGKSLAEVIREDGLLEPRRAAEVGLAVLDVLRSAHRQGILHRDVKPSNVLIAEDGRVVLTDFGIAQVEGDPSITSTGMLVGAPSYISPERARGHKPGPAADLWSLGGLLYAAVEGSPPYDKGSAIATLTAVMTEPLEEPKHAGPLRDVIFGLLNKDPAERLDDVGARAMLNAVVHAPERGAVEPEPLEATKLVPLPAQPDRRGSRDGGKKNGGRKGGAASGAATGSGSAPGPASGSGSGAGGKRGEEAADRLRGALRSVRKAAVAAGSATTAAASRTKPSAGTAGTAGTGGTAGTAGTPAVGAGPTAPGTAGSSSTGSSSAGTGAAGGAAGGARSGAVRPGQAGAAGASGGAGGTGGAGASSVSGAAGPGAAQAGRAGTGWPVVPPPDLDLPPRQVPRAPLTDVVPKRTLVIIAVVVVLAVIGTVLTIAFSGDDKGSEDGRGGATAATAGAAGSATADRGGSGTNGKQTDSATGQGGSPAASSGAGKGAAGGSDGGKGSGHGSGDDGAVSTYQGQGFSIGLPEGWKYKTTGSSGARFTGPHGQKLLVAWTSTPKDDPVADWKSQEAYMVRSGYHKVRIEKVNYREWNAADWEFTYTEGGTGYRAVDRGFVVDDKHGYALMYTAEAADWDGDLRRDTWQTLTKTFEPK from the coding sequence ATGTCGGAGGCGGAGCGGGCGGGGGCATCCCGTCAGGACACTCGTCAGGACAACAGCGAGCGTCTTCTCGCCGGGCGGTACCGGCTGGGAGACGTGCTCGGCCGGGGCGGCATGGGCACGGTCTGGCGGGCCGAGGACGAGACCCTGGGCCGGACGGTGGCCGTCAAGGAACTGCGGTTCCCGACGAACATCGACGAGGACGAGAAGCGGCGCCTGATCACGCGGACGCTGCGCGAGGCCAAGGCCATCGCGCGGATCCGCAACACCAGCGCCGTGACGGTCTTCGACGTGGTCGACGAGGACGACCGGCCCTGGATCGTGATGGAACTGGTCGAGGGCAAGTCCCTGGCCGAGGTCATCCGCGAGGACGGCCTGCTGGAGCCGAGGCGGGCCGCCGAGGTCGGCCTCGCCGTCCTGGACGTGCTGCGCTCCGCGCACCGCCAGGGCATCCTGCACCGCGACGTGAAGCCGTCCAACGTGCTCATCGCCGAGGACGGCCGGGTCGTGCTCACCGACTTCGGCATCGCCCAGGTCGAGGGCGACCCGTCGATCACCTCCACCGGCATGCTCGTCGGCGCGCCCTCGTACATCTCCCCGGAGCGGGCCCGCGGCCACAAGCCCGGCCCGGCGGCCGACCTGTGGTCGCTCGGCGGCCTGCTGTACGCGGCGGTGGAGGGTTCGCCGCCCTACGACAAGGGCTCGGCGATCGCCACGCTGACCGCGGTGATGACCGAACCGCTGGAGGAGCCCAAGCACGCCGGGCCGCTGCGGGACGTCATCTTCGGCCTCCTCAACAAGGACCCGGCCGAGCGTCTCGACGACGTGGGCGCCCGCGCGATGCTCAACGCCGTCGTCCACGCGCCCGAGCGCGGGGCGGTGGAGCCGGAGCCGCTGGAGGCCACCAAGCTGGTGCCGCTGCCCGCGCAGCCGGACCGGCGCGGGAGCAGGGACGGCGGGAAGAAGAACGGCGGGAGGAAGGGCGGTGCCGCGTCCGGCGCGGCCACCGGCTCCGGTTCCGCTCCCGGGCCCGCCTCCGGTTCGGGTTCCGGCGCGGGCGGCAAGCGGGGCGAGGAGGCGGCCGACCGGCTGCGCGGCGCCCTGCGTTCGGTGCGCAAGGCGGCGGTGGCGGCCGGGTCGGCGACCACGGCGGCCGCGTCCCGCACCAAGCCGTCGGCAGGCACGGCGGGCACGGCGGGCACCGGGGGCACGGCGGGCACCGCGGGCACGCCCGCCGTGGGCGCGGGTCCCACCGCTCCCGGCACCGCCGGGTCCTCGTCCACCGGATCCTCGTCCGCGGGGACCGGTGCCGCCGGAGGCGCGGCCGGGGGTGCGCGGTCCGGCGCGGTCCGGCCGGGTCAGGCGGGTGCGGCGGGTGCTTCCGGCGGGGCGGGCGGTACGGGTGGCGCCGGTGCTTCCTCCGTGTCCGGTGCCGCCGGCCCGGGTGCCGCGCAGGCCGGGCGTGCCGGGACGGGGTGGCCCGTGGTGCCGCCGCCGGACCTGGACCTGCCGCCGCGTCAGGTGCCGAGGGCGCCGCTCACCGACGTGGTGCCGAAGCGGACGCTGGTGATCATCGCGGTGGTCGTCGTGCTCGCGGTGATCGGCACCGTGCTGACCATCGCCTTCAGCGGCGACGACAAGGGATCCGAGGACGGTCGCGGCGGCGCCACGGCGGCCACCGCGGGAGCGGCCGGGAGCGCCACGGCCGACCGCGGCGGGAGCGGCACGAACGGCAAGCAGACCGACTCCGCGACGGGGCAGGGCGGTTCGCCCGCCGCGAGCAGCGGTGCCGGCAAGGGCGCGGCGGGCGGCTCCGACGGCGGCAAGGGCTCCGGGCACGGTTCCGGTGACGACGGCGCCGTCTCGACGTACCAGGGGCAGGGCTTCTCCATCGGGCTGCCCGAGGGCTGGAAGTACAAGACCACCGGTTCCTCCGGGGCCCGCTTCACCGGCCCGCACGGGCAGAAGCTGCTGGTCGCCTGGACGTCGACGCCCAAGGACGACCCCGTGGCCGACTGGAAGAGCCAGGAGGCCTACATGGTGCGCTCCGGCTACCACAAGGTCCGCATCGAGAAGGTGAACTACCGGGAGTGGAACGCCGCCGACTGGGAGTTCACCTACACCGAGGGCGGCACCGGGTACCGGGCGGTGGACCGCGGGTTCGTGGTCGACGACAAGCACGGGTACGCGCTCATGTACACGGCCGAGGCCGCCGACTGGGACGGCGACCTGCGCCGGGACACCTGGCAGACCCTGACGAAGACGTTCGAACCCAAGTGA
- a CDS encoding protein kinase, with protein MDDYAGRVLADRYRLPLPPSDAYELTETRAFDTYSGQEVLLRQVPLPEVVEAEVLDADGLPEGFTARDGVFRGPGALGGRTGRTVPPARASRAEPGATRRPADPAVRRAIEAAQAAARIPDHPRLDQVFDVFAEDGSLWIASELVAARPLSALLADRPLTPYRAAEVASDLLMALRVLHGHGWVHRNITARTVLVCDDGRVMLTGLAVGAAEEALCGYDPVPAPDGEGDAAREGGGFGGYAGFGADGGESGTGGGADAPAGPGGIRDALDERGYGGPPGGAASGAASGTASDTAPGTGFGVDPEAARRAAIEARAAGALPLPGGGPDSGGAAGELVRSTPPSGDDIRAARAGAIAAYRAGARAAARVQEAQRGARAALPGARPPAEGENRAAPPGQIADPYGVRATPRPGAVGADDTPPAGGVPRPGSTEDAEGFAGPADAGDAGDAGDGGAQGRPALPPSGSPDPWWSTSAAAPPASGAPGSAPYALGPGGPEPYALGRGAPDPSGRGPSSRGPSGVPPEDGPAVEDGRTGAPYPGGRAVDAPATGDRDRDRHRDPYGGPAPSGGAYFGARPVTGVPAARDPYSGDRPAPDRPASDRPASAGAGPGSALAAERARQARMTVVGPVTERWAPEQAGPVHANWQLAAPIGPATDLWALGALLFRAVQGHAPYPEESTAELVQLVCAEPPAFAEECGALRPVVESLLRQDPTERLDFEELGGWLRSLVRSAPEPEAGAHVVAAPPADPKRLPIVRRRGELVRRRRAGLPAHHGRHKRGGREGRSPRSLGRILLLLVLLLLAGAVAFAMLFLPKSDRDTGGGRPDTGRTGGASDAPAPPDGSRASGTPGGGRSAADGGGSPSQSSGAAETQTTGAGVPGGFTVRKDAAGFRIAVASGWNRTPGNDRGQVVYSRGDFELIVVPGRDTAKRYGGDPMVYQREDEYELRDYRDSSWATSSGLRTTQVGGRTMAEGQFTWSAGGRQLFVRNLALLLDGRYHVVQVRGPESQRDQVDKLYEQATATYRYTG; from the coding sequence GTGGACGACTACGCGGGCCGGGTGCTCGCCGACCGCTACCGCCTGCCGCTGCCTCCGTCCGACGCGTACGAACTCACCGAGACCCGGGCCTTCGACACCTACAGCGGGCAGGAAGTGCTGCTGCGCCAGGTGCCGTTGCCCGAGGTCGTCGAGGCCGAGGTGCTCGACGCGGACGGGCTGCCCGAGGGGTTCACGGCGCGCGACGGCGTGTTCCGGGGCCCCGGGGCGCTCGGCGGGCGTACGGGACGTACGGTGCCCCCGGCGCGCGCTTCCCGCGCGGAGCCAGGGGCCACGCGCCGGCCGGCCGATCCGGCGGTACGACGGGCGATCGAGGCCGCGCAGGCCGCCGCGCGGATCCCCGACCATCCGCGGCTGGACCAGGTCTTCGACGTGTTCGCGGAGGACGGTTCGCTGTGGATCGCCAGTGAACTGGTCGCCGCCCGGCCGCTGTCGGCGCTGCTGGCCGACCGGCCGCTGACGCCCTACCGCGCTGCCGAGGTCGCCTCCGATCTCCTCATGGCGCTGCGGGTCCTGCACGGCCACGGCTGGGTGCACCGCAACATCACCGCGCGCACCGTCCTGGTCTGCGACGACGGCCGGGTGATGCTGACCGGTCTCGCGGTCGGCGCCGCCGAGGAGGCGCTGTGCGGCTACGACCCGGTGCCCGCGCCGGACGGCGAGGGCGACGCGGCCCGGGAGGGCGGCGGATTCGGCGGGTACGCGGGGTTCGGCGCGGACGGCGGGGAGTCCGGCACGGGGGGCGGGGCCGACGCCCCCGCCGGGCCCGGCGGGATCCGTGACGCGCTGGACGAACGCGGCTACGGCGGGCCGCCGGGCGGGGCCGCTTCCGGTGCTGCTTCCGGAACCGCCTCCGACACCGCTCCCGGTACCGGCTTCGGTGTCGACCCCGAAGCAGCCCGGCGGGCCGCGATCGAGGCGCGGGCGGCCGGTGCGCTGCCGCTGCCCGGCGGCGGGCCGGACAGCGGCGGAGCCGCGGGCGAGCTGGTGCGGTCCACGCCGCCGAGCGGGGACGACATCCGGGCGGCGCGCGCCGGGGCCATCGCCGCCTATCGCGCGGGCGCGCGGGCGGCGGCCCGGGTGCAGGAGGCGCAGCGGGGTGCGCGCGCCGCCCTGCCCGGTGCCCGCCCGCCCGCCGAGGGCGAGAACCGCGCCGCGCCGCCCGGCCAGATCGCCGACCCCTACGGAGTACGCGCCACGCCGCGCCCGGGGGCCGTCGGTGCCGACGACACGCCGCCCGCGGGGGGCGTCCCGCGCCCCGGGAGCACCGAGGACGCCGAGGGGTTCGCGGGTCCGGCAGACGCAGGAGACGCAGGGGACGCGGGAGACGGCGGCGCGCAGGGGCGCCCGGCCCTCCCGCCGTCCGGTTCCCCGGACCCCTGGTGGAGCACGTCCGCCGCCGCTCCGCCCGCCTCCGGGGCGCCCGGCTCCGCCCCCTACGCCCTCGGTCCGGGCGGCCCGGAGCCGTACGCCCTCGGCCGGGGCGCACCGGACCCGTCCGGCCGCGGCCCGTCCAGCCGCGGCCCGTCCGGCGTACCGCCCGAGGACGGCCCGGCCGTCGAGGACGGGCGCACCGGCGCTCCGTACCCGGGCGGCCGGGCAGTGGACGCTCCGGCGACCGGTGACCGTGACCGTGATCGTCACCGTGATCCGTACGGCGGGCCGGCCCCCTCCGGCGGTGCGTACTTCGGCGCCCGGCCCGTCACCGGGGTCCCCGCCGCCCGCGACCCGTACTCCGGCGACCGCCCCGCCCCGGATCGCCCGGCCTCCGACCGGCCGGCCTCCGCCGGGGCCGGGCCGGGGAGCGCGCTGGCCGCCGAGCGGGCGCGGCAGGCGCGGATGACCGTGGTGGGGCCGGTGACCGAGCGCTGGGCGCCGGAACAGGCCGGGCCCGTGCACGCGAACTGGCAGCTGGCCGCGCCGATCGGGCCCGCCACCGACCTGTGGGCGCTGGGCGCGCTGCTCTTCCGCGCCGTGCAGGGGCACGCGCCCTATCCGGAGGAGTCGACCGCCGAACTGGTGCAGCTGGTGTGCGCGGAGCCGCCCGCCTTCGCCGAGGAGTGCGGCGCGCTGCGCCCGGTCGTGGAGTCGCTGCTGCGTCAGGACCCCACCGAACGGCTGGACTTCGAGGAGCTGGGCGGCTGGCTGCGTTCGCTGGTGCGGTCCGCGCCCGAGCCGGAGGCCGGCGCGCACGTCGTGGCCGCGCCGCCCGCCGACCCGAAGCGGCTGCCGATCGTGCGGCGCCGCGGCGAACTGGTGCGCAGGCGCCGCGCCGGGCTGCCCGCCCACCACGGGCGGCACAAGCGGGGCGGGCGGGAGGGCCGTTCGCCGCGCAGCCTGGGGCGGATCCTGCTGTTGCTGGTGCTGCTCCTGCTGGCCGGGGCGGTCGCGTTCGCCATGCTGTTCCTGCCGAAGTCCGACCGGGACACCGGCGGCGGGCGGCCGGACACCGGCCGGACGGGCGGGGCGAGCGACGCCCCCGCGCCCCCGGACGGCTCGCGCGCGAGCGGCACCCCCGGCGGCGGGCGGAGCGCGGCGGACGGCGGCGGCAGCCCCTCGCAGTCCTCCGGCGCGGCCGAGACGCAGACCACCGGCGCGGGCGTGCCCGGCGGCTTCACGGTGCGCAAGGACGCCGCCGGGTTCCGGATAGCCGTCGCGAGCGGCTGGAACCGCACCCCGGGCAACGACCGGGGCCAGGTGGTCTACTCCCGGGGCGACTTCGAGCTGATCGTGGTGCCCGGACGGGACACCGCGAAGCGGTACGGCGGCGATCCGATGGTCTACCAGCGCGAGGACGAGTACGAGTTGCGGGACTACCGCGACTCCAGCTGGGCCACCTCCTCCGGGCTGCGGACCACCCAGGTCGGCGGGAGGACCATGGCCGAGGGGCAGTTCACCTGGAGCGCGGGCGGGCGGCAGCTCTTCGTGCGCAACCTCGCCCTGCTCCTGGACGGCCGCTACCACGTGGTGCAGGTGCGGGGCCCGGAGTCCCAGCGGGACCAGGTGGACAAGCTGTACGAACAGGCCACGGCGACCTACCGGTACACCGGCTGA